One Euphorbia lathyris chromosome 1, ddEupLath1.1, whole genome shotgun sequence DNA segment encodes these proteins:
- the LOC136219027 gene encoding lipid transfer protein EARLI 1-like gives MAATKTTSLALFLILINLVLFPFMSTYHRGSPSPSPSPKCMEMATTMQNTSPSSSPSPSLYPSPSPKHMAKAMPTTVEKFPRDALKLGVCVHVWSPSLGITIGDPPAKPCCAILFGLFDLEAAICLCTAIKANICGVNMNFPIAFTFLLNVCDIKIPPGYIC, from the coding sequence ATGGCAGCCACAAAAACCACATCACTTGCTCTATTTCTCATACTAATTAATCTTGTGCTATTTCCATTTATGAGTACTTATCACCGCGGatctccatctccatctccatctccaAAGTGTATGGAAATGGCAACAACAATGCAGAACACATCTCCATCTTCGTCTCCGTCTCCGTCTCTGTATCCGTCTCCGTCTCCAAAGCATATGGCAAAGGCAATGCCGACAACGGTTGAAAAATTCCCGAGGGATGCCCTTAAATTAGGTGTTTGTGTGCATGTGTGGAGTCCATCACTTGGCATAACCATAGGCGACCCTCCAGCCAAACCTTGTTGCGCTATCCTCTTTGGGCTTTTTGATCTTGAGGCCGCTATTTGCCTTTGCACAGCCATCAAAGCTAATATTTGTGGTGTCAACATGAACTTTCCCATTGCATTCACCTTTCTCCTCAATGTCTGTGACATCAAGATTCCTCCAGGCTATATTTGTTGA
- the LOC136213214 gene encoding uncharacterized protein codes for MLYIKYNKHGDPIGKGFGWLQSYIGVLARTRIVISYKDWRQVPNDDKEKLWDCVTKKNKYNHRLSHRGYRGIRVEMTSDMSTYEVEKISRHIYWVKARQHKHGKYKDSKVEEVVQRILKLEKEEAEGVFKEKGIQ; via the exons ATGTTGTACATAAAGTACAATAAACATGGAGATCCAATTGGTAAAGGGTTTGGGTGGTTGCAATCATATATTGGAGTATTAGCACGCACGAGGATAGTTATCTCATACAAAGATTGGAGGCAAGTGCCCAATGATGATAAAGAAAAACTTTGGGATTGTGTAACG aaaaagaacAAGTATAATCATCGGCTCTCTCACAGGGGTTACCGAGGAATACGGGTTGAAATG ACTTCAGATATGTCAACATATGAAGTGGAGAAAATTAGCAGGCATATCTACTGGGTAAAAGCAAGACAACATAAGCATGGGAAATATAAAGACTCTAAAGTGGAGGAAGTTGTACAAAGAATT TTGAAGCTGGAAAAGGAGGAGGCTGAAGGTGTTTTTAAAGAAAAGGGCATCCAATGA